Proteins encoded by one window of Macaca fascicularis isolate 582-1 chromosome 10, T2T-MFA8v1.1:
- the PPM1F gene encoding protein phosphatase 1F isoform X3, whose amino-acid sequence MEDRHVSLPSFNQLFGLSDPVDRAYFAVFDGHGGVDAARYAAVHVHTNAARQPELPTDPAGALREAFQRTDQMFLRKAKRERLQSGTTGVCALIAGVTLHVAWLGDSQVILVQQGQVVKLMEPHRPERQDEKARIEALGGFVSHMDCWRVNGTLAVSRAIGDVFQKPYVSGEADAASRALTGSEDYLLLACDGFFDVVPHQEVVGLVQSHLMRQQGSGLHVAEELVSAARERGSHDNITVMVVFLRDPQELLEGGNQGAGDPQAGGRSQDLPSSLPEPETQAPPRS is encoded by the exons ATGGAGGACCGGCACgtgtccctcccttccttcaaCCAGCTCTTCGGCTTGTCT GACCCTGTGGACCGTGCCTACTTTGCTGTGTTTGATGGTCACGGAGGCGTGGATGCTGCGAGGTACGCTGCTGTCCACGTGCACACCAATGCTGCCCGCCAGCCAGAGCTGCCCACAGACCCTGCAGGAGccctcagagaagccttccagCGTACTGACCAGATGTTTCTCAGGAAAGCCAAGCGAGAG CGGCTGCAGAGCGGCACCACAGGTGTGTGTGCGCTCATTGCAGGAGTGACCCTGCACGTCGCCTGGCTCGGGGACTCCCAGGTCATTTTGGTACAGCAGGGACAGGTGGTGAAGCTGATGGAGCCACACAGACCAGAACGGCAG GATGAGAAGGCACGCATTGAAGCATTGGGTGGCTTTGTGTCTCACATGGACTGCTGGAGAGTCAACGGGACCCTGGCCGTCTCCAGAGCCATTG GGGATGTCTTCCAGAAGCCCTACGTGTCTGGGGAGGCCGATGCAGCTTCCCGGGCGCTGACAGGCTCCGAGGACTACCTGCTGCTCGCCTGCGATGGCTTCTTTGATGTCGTACCCCACCAGGAAGTAGTTGGCCTCGTCCAGAGCCACCTGATGAGGCAGCAGGGCAGCGGGCTCCATGTTGCTGAGGAGCTGGTGTCTGCGGCCCGGGAACGGGGGTCCCACGACAACATCACGGTCATGGTGGTCTTCCTCAGGGACCCCCAAGAGCTGCTGGAGGGCGGGAACCAGGGAGCAGGGGACCCCCAGGCAGGTGGGAGGAGCCAGGACTTGCCCTCCAGCCTTCCAGAACCTGAGACCCAGGCTCCACCAAGAAGCTAG